The genomic window AAGCGCCCCATATTCAGGGCCACGGCTGCCTACGGTCACTTTGGGAGGCCGGCCGGCGCGGACGGATCCTTCAGTTGGGAAAAGACCGATCGGGCCGAGGCTCTTGGAAGGCTCGCCCGGGCGGCGATAGCCAGTTCGGGCTGAGCGGTTCCCGCGGTTTCCAACACGCGGCGTCGTGTTTGCCCCACCGGCCCGCAGGGCTGCCAGGAAGGCGCGCGCAACCATGCCAGGTTGCTTCAGCCCTTTCCTGATCTCCTGTATTTTCTTGGGCCCCACGGCCCGCTTTCTCTGTGTCTGAAACAGGACAACACTCTTGAGGAGTAGCAGCACGTTCCAGTAACGTAGTGCCCGTCCGAACCCTGCCAGGCACGGCCGTCCCCAACGACCCCAACATCCACGTCTTTTCAAAAGCGCACCCCCGCGGCAAGAAATGCACCCGCCCGCCCGGCCGACCCACCTGTGCTAAGATTCCGGCGGTATCGTCCGCAAACCCGGATTGGCAGTCCCGAACCTGCAGGCCCCGCGCCAAGCGGCCTGGAAGACGCAGACTCCATGAATCCCCTGGAGACCGAACCCTCCCCTGCCGACTCAATGAAACCGGATCGGAAAGACCTGGAGGAGAAGATTCTCCAGGTTGTTCGTGACCTGTTGGCTGAACTGGGGTCTCACCGGGCTCTGCGACACCTCTCGCCGAGCGCTTCGCTGGAGCGCGAGCTGGGCCTGGCCAGCCTGGAACGGGTGGAACTCCTTCTGCGTCTGGAAAAGGCCCTCTCGCTCGAGTTACCGGAGCAGCTGCTGTCCCGGGCTGAGGCAGTCAGCGACCTGGTCCGAGCCGTGATGACGGCGAAGTCTCAGGCAGGCAATAGGACATCGGCCTCCCCCGGGACGGACAGAATCGATCCCCTGCGGCTACAGCAGACCGGGAAGCCCAGGCCGGATCCGGGAGGAGTGGACGCCTGGAACCGGGAGGGCGGCTGGCCCACGACCCTCGATGAGGCGCTCTTCCATTTTGCTCAGCGGGACCCGGAGCGGGTCCACATTCAATTGCGGCTGGAGAATGGGGAGATGCGCCCGATCACCTATTCCGACCTGCTGTCGGAGAGTTCGGCGGTGGCGGCGGCGTTGCAGCAAAAGGCGGGGTTGCAGTCCGGGGACCGGATCGCGCTCATGCTCCCCACCGCCCCCGACTTCTTCCCGGCTTTCTTCGGCGCCGTTCTGGCCGGCACCGTTCCGGTTCCCCTCTATCCCCCCTGGCGGCCCGACCGCATCGAGGAGTACGCCCAGCGTCAGGCCAAGATAATCGCCGATTCCGGGGCACGAGTGCTGGTGACCTTTCAGGAGGTTGGTCGCTTGGCTCGGCTATTGGGCAGCCAGGTCCCCGGATTGGAAAGCGTGGTGACTCTGGACAGCCTGGGCAAGGCCTCCGGCACCGTGGTCCGGCCCCTGCCCCGGGATGTCGCCTTCATTCAGTACACCTCGGGGAGCACCGGCGACCCCAAGGGGGTGGTGCTGACCCATTCCAATCTCATTGCCAATATCCGGGCCATCGCGGAGGCGCTGAAGATCGACTCGCGGGATGTGGGGGTGAGTTGGCTTCCCCTTTACCATGACATGGGCCTGATCGGAGCCTGGCTTTCCTGCCTTTATCTGGGGGTTCCCATCGTAATCATGTCTCCCCAGGCTTTCCTGACCCGACCGGAGCGGTGGCTGTGGGCCATACACCGCTATCGCGCCACCCTCTCGGCCGCACCCAACTTCGCCTACGAACTCTGCATGCGGCGGGTCGACGAGCGGAACCTGGAGGGACTGGACCTCTCCTGTTTGCGCGCCACCCTGAACGGTGCCGAGCCGGTTCAACCCGAGACCCTGGAGGGGTTTTCACGGAGATTCCAACCCTACGGCCTCCACGCGGACGCCCTGATGCCGGTCTACGGCCTGGCCGAGTCTTCGCTGGCGGTGACCATCCCGCCCCTGAGCCGAAGGGCTCTTCTCGACCCCATCGACAGGGGCACTCTTGAAGAAACCGGAAGAGCGGAGCCCGCCTCCGGTCAATCCGCGAACCCGCTGACCTTTGTTTCTGCCGGTAGGCCGCTGGCCGGCCACCAGGTCAGAATTGTCAGCCGTGCCGGGGAGCCTGTTCCGGACCGGGTCCAGGGCCACATCCAATGTCGTGGGCCCTCCGTCATGCAGGGTTACTTCGGAAGAGCCGAGGCTACAGCCGAGGTCTTGCAGCATGGCTGGCTGAAGACGGGCGACCTGGGCTACCTGGCGGATGGAGAGCTCTTTGTCACCGGCCGGGTCAAGGACATCATCATCCAGGGAGGGCGAAATCTCTATCCCCAGGAACTGGAGCATATTGCGGGGGACGTGGAAGGCGTTCGGCGAGGCTGTGTCGCCGCATTCGGGGTCAGCGGAAGAGGCGTGGCGGGCGAGCGCCTGGTTCTGGTGGCCGAAACGCGTCGAACCGAACCCGAGCAGAAGGAGGAGCTGGCTGCCGCCATCAGGGAGAGGATGGACTCTCAGTTGGGAATCCCTCTGGATGAGGTTGTGCTGGTTCCCCCGCAAAGCGTGCCCAAGACCTCCAGCGGCAAGATCCGAAGGGACAATTGTCGCCGCCTCTACCTGCAGGGCAAGCTCCATTCCCCGAGCCCGGCGGTCTGGGTGCAGGTGGCGCGGCTGGCTCTCCGGAGCCTGGGGCAGCGGGGCCGCCGGCTGATCGGGACGGTGGCCCGGTGGCTCTATGGCAGCTACGTGTGGATGGTGCTGGTCGCGGTCGGGCTGCCCTGCTGGGTGTTGCTGCTGTTGACGCCGTCCCGCACCGGACCTCGAACCGGACCCGCCCTGCTCCGATGGATCTCGCGAATCACTCTGCGATTGGGAGGGCTGCAGCCGGTGGTGGCCGGCCTGGAGAACCTGCCCCCGGTTCAACTCTCCGGACAGTCGCGGTTCCTGATCGTTTCCAACCATGCCAGCTATCTGGACATCCTGGTGTTGATGGCGGCCCTGCCCTTCGACTTTTCCTTTGTGGCCAAGCGGGAGGCCGCCTCCTGGCCCTTCGTAGGCACCTTCATACGTCGGTGCGGCTACCTCACCGTAGACCGTGAGAACGCGCCCGAGGCCGTTCAGGACAGCCGCCGCATCGAGGAGAGGTTGCTGGGCGGAGCACCGGTCCATGTGTTCCCGGAGGGCACCTTCACCCATGCCAGCGGGCTGCGGCCATTTCAGATGGGAGCCTTCAAGTTGGCGGCCGACACCGGATCGCCGTTGCTGCCGGTCACGCTTCGCGGGACGCGTCAGGTGCTCCGCGACGGCCGGCTGCTGCCCTCGCCGGCCCCGCTCGGGGTGGTTATCAGTCCGGCCATCCGGCCAGGCGGAAAAGGGTGGCCGGAAATGATCCGCTTGAGGGATGTGGCCTACGCAGAGGTCTTGAAACACTGCGGCGAAGGTCCCCTGGACCTGGTGCTGGCGGGTCCGCCCAGGGCTGGCGCCGAGTGAGACCGGCATGAGGTCCGGGCGCCGACACCGTCCGACCCGCGCACCGCGCAAGGATTGGACCGTCTCGGACGGGAAGCGTCATGATTCCCCTGAAAGACATCAACCGAACCCGGACCTTCCCGGCGGTCACGCTGTTTCTGATAGCGGTCAATGCGGCCGTCTTCGTCTACCAGTTGTCCCTAGGGTCCGGGCCGTTGCTGACAGGGTTCTTCTACCAGTTCGGACTGGTTCCCCGCGCGCTGCTCAGTTTCGGCTACTGGCAGGAAGCCGGGCTCCTGTTGGGTCTGGCTCCCCTCTTTACCTCCATGTTCCTGCATGGCGGCTGGATGCATTTCCTGGGAAATATGCTCTACCTGTGGGTGTTCGGCGACAACGTGGAGGACTGGCTGGGGGCGCTGCGCTTCCTGCTTTTCTACCTGGTTTGCGGTCTCCTGGCGGCCCTGTTGCAGATTGCCGTTAATCCCGCCTCGCCCATACCCATGATCGGAGCCAGCGGCGCCATCTCCGGGGTGTTGGCGGCCTATCTGGTGCTGTTCCCGGGAGCCCGGGTTCTCACCTTCGTGCCCATCCTGTTCTTCTTCTATCTGGTCCGGCTGCCGGCCCTGATCTTCCTGGGACTGTGGTTTCTGCTGCAATTCTTCAACGGCGCCGTTTCCCTGACGGCAGGGGATCTCTCCATGGGAGGCACGGCCTGGTGGGCTCATATCGGCGGCTTTGTCGCCGGGCTGGTTCTGATCCTGAAAACTCGCAAGTCGCGGCGACGAGCGAGGGTCCATTACTGAGGGTCCGGCCGCCGGAGTCCGGGCAAGTGAGACATGCTCTCCAGCAATCCTCTGATCCTCACCATTGACGCCGGGAGCTCCTCGGTTCGGGCCACCATCCATGATGGCTTCGGCCAGGCCCTGGCCGGCCTGGAGGCTCGAAGACCCTACCAGTTCGCAACCACCTCGGATGGGGGCGTGGAGGTGGGCGCCGATGCCCTGTTCAAGCTGGTGGTGGAGGCGGTCGACGAGATCCTGCTGCGAAGCGGCCGCCGGCGTCGGGCAATTGCCGCCGTTGCCATGTCGACCTTTTGGCACAACCTGGTGGGGGTGGATGCCGAGGGGCGGGCGCTGACTCCGGTATACTCCTGGGCCGATACGCGCAGCGCCGCCGCCGCCGAGGAGCTTCGCAGCCTGGTGGACGAAAGCCGGTACCACGCCCGCACCGGCTGCCCGCTCCATCCCAGCTACCTGCCGGCCAAGCTGTCGTGGCTGTATCGGTCCAGTCCGGAACTGTTCCGCGGGACCCCCCGGTGGATGTCGTTCGGGGAATATGCCTATTTGAAACTATTTGGCGTCAACCGATGCAGCGTCTCCATGGCGTCGGGGACAGGACTGCTGGATCAGGACCGCCTGGAGTGGGACGAGGGAATTCTGCAGGTCCTGCCTCTGGAGCGAAATCAGTTGTCCCCCCTCATCGACCTGGACACGCCGCTGTCGGGCCTCAGGCCGCCCTTCGCCGATCGCTGGCCGGACTTGAGTGGAGTTCCCTGGGTGGCCGCCGTTGGAGACGGGGCCTGCAGCAACGTGGGCAGCGGCTGTTGCACGCCGGATCGTCTGGCCCTGATGGTTGGCACTTCGGGCGCCATGAGAGTCATGGGCAAGACGGACCCGCCGTCGGTCCCACGAGGGCTATGGTGCTATCGGGCCAACCGGAGCCGCTTTGTCATGGGTGGGTCTCTCAGCAACGGAGGACTCCTCTTCGAGTGGATGACCGAGACGCTGCGGCTGGAGCGAGATCCGGAGGCTGTGGAGCGCGGACTGGCGGAGATGGCCCCGGATTCCCATGGACTGACCCTTCTGCCCTTTCTGGCCGGAGAGCGCAGCCCGGGTTGGCAATCCAAGGCCCGTGCGGCCGTAACGGGCCTGAGCCTGCACACCCGTCCCATTGAGATCCTTCGGGCTTCGCTGGAATCGGTGGCCTACCGGTTTGCAAAGATCGCTGCACTGCTGGAGCCTGTGGTCCCGGAGGATCGAGAGATTGTGGCTTCCGGCGGGGCGCTCCTGCAATCGCCTGCCTGGCTGCAGATCATGGCGGACGTGTTGGGACAGCCGGTGGTGGCTTCGGCGGTGAAGGAAGCCTCGAGCCGGGGCGCAGCCTTGCTGGCCCTGGAAGCCCTGGGTTTTCTCGACAACATCGAGGAGGTGGAGACCCCTCTGGGGGCACGCTTCAATCCTTGCCCGGAACGGTACCAACGTTACCGGAATGGTCTGGAAAGGCACGACCGGCTCTACCGCCTGCTGCTGCCGTAGCCCGCATTTCTCTACCCGGGTGGGGCGATCATGGCGCTGGGATTTTGATTGTGTCGGCCGGGGCGGGGGGTTAAAGTTTGTTACCGATGGACTCGCGGGAATCTGGAGTCCCGACACGCACTGCGGGAGGGTTCGATGGACAGCCGGAATTCGGGTCGTAAAGGAACGAGTCCGCTCCTGGACTTGCAGCAGCAGGGTCAGAGCGTCTGGTGCGATTCGATCAGCCGATCCCTGCTGGATTCTGGCGAGTTGCGCCGCATGATCGCCGAGGATGGCTTGCGCGGGGTGACCTCCAACCCCTCCATCTTCGAGAAGGCCATCGACGGTGGCACCGACTACGACGGGGAGATCCGCACCATGGCCGGGGCGGGATTCTCCGCCACGAGGATCTACGAAGTGCTCGCCATCAAGGACATTCAGGGAGCGGCCGATCAGTTCAGGGCTCTCTTCGAGACGACCGGGGGTGGAGACGGCTACGTCAGCCTGGAGGTCTCGCCCCATCTGGCCCACCGGACCCGGGAAACGGTGGAGGAGGCCCGCCGCCTGTGGAAAGCCGTGGCTCGACCCAATCTGATGATCAAGGTTCCCGCGACTCCGGCCGGCATGCCCGCCATCCGTCAACTGCTGGGAGAGGGGATCAACGTCAACGTCACCCTGATGTTTTCCATGGAGCACTATCTTCAGGTGGCCGAGGCCTACCTGCAGGGAATCGAGACTCTGGCCGCCTCCGGGCGCACCGCCCCGGTCGCCTCGGTGGCCAGCTTCTTTGTCAGCCGGGTCGACACGGTGGTCGACAAGCTGCTGCAGGACCTGGAGTCACGAGCCGGCAGCGCTACGGAGAAAGAACGCTGCCGGACCCTCCAGGGCCGAGCCGCTGTTGCCAATGCGCGCCTGGTCTATCGGAAATTCAGGGAAATCTTTGGCGGGAGCCGCTTCCTCGGGCTCAAGCGACAAGGCTTCCGCTCGCAGCGCCCTCTGTGGGCCAGCACCAGCACCAAGAATCCCCGATATCGGGACGTGCTCTACGTAGAAACCCTGATCGGCCCCGATACGGTGAACACCATGCCCTTGTCCACCCTCTCGGCCTTTCGGGATCACGGGGAGGTGAGAGCCACCCTGGAAGAGGACGTGGAGGATGCCCGGCAGACCTTTGTCCGGCTGCAGGAGATGGGAATAGACATGGACGCGGTGACCCTCAAGCTGCAGCAAGACGGCGTCAAGCTCTTCGCCGACGCCTATGACCGGCTGCTGGCCTCCATCCAGAGTAAACAGCAAGCGATCCTCAGCGCTTGACGATTCCGGCTTCAACCATGTGTAGGCCATGACGTGGTCCGTCAGAAACGAATACTCTGGCGGATATTCATCCGAGTACAGGATCCAGAGTTGCAGTTGAGCCGAGTCGTGGCCCTGCTCAGCCGCTCGGGTCAACCGAGGGTTAACCCTCCCCTATTGGGGTCGCTCCCTCCACAGTGATCCCTGCCGGAAGGCCGAAATGCTGAAAGCCCGGACTCGGGTTGCCCTGCTCAACCTAGCTTGCCCCGGGCGAGATCGTTCTGCTGGACCTGGTGCGCGCAACCCGCCCCTCGGGCTAGGTAGCGCGCCCAGTCGTCCATCAGGACACGACGAGCAGGTCACGGCGTTGCAGCGGCCGGTCGAGCACTTCGCAGGGCAGGTGACGCGCTTGATCGTGGGCTACAGGACGCTCG from Acidobacteriota bacterium includes these protein-coding regions:
- a CDS encoding AMP-binding protein; translation: MNPLETEPSPADSMKPDRKDLEEKILQVVRDLLAELGSHRALRHLSPSASLERELGLASLERVELLLRLEKALSLELPEQLLSRAEAVSDLVRAVMTAKSQAGNRTSASPGTDRIDPLRLQQTGKPRPDPGGVDAWNREGGWPTTLDEALFHFAQRDPERVHIQLRLENGEMRPITYSDLLSESSAVAAALQQKAGLQSGDRIALMLPTAPDFFPAFFGAVLAGTVPVPLYPPWRPDRIEEYAQRQAKIIADSGARVLVTFQEVGRLARLLGSQVPGLESVVTLDSLGKASGTVVRPLPRDVAFIQYTSGSTGDPKGVVLTHSNLIANIRAIAEALKIDSRDVGVSWLPLYHDMGLIGAWLSCLYLGVPIVIMSPQAFLTRPERWLWAIHRYRATLSAAPNFAYELCMRRVDERNLEGLDLSCLRATLNGAEPVQPETLEGFSRRFQPYGLHADALMPVYGLAESSLAVTIPPLSRRALLDPIDRGTLEETGRAEPASGQSANPLTFVSAGRPLAGHQVRIVSRAGEPVPDRVQGHIQCRGPSVMQGYFGRAEATAEVLQHGWLKTGDLGYLADGELFVTGRVKDIIIQGGRNLYPQELEHIAGDVEGVRRGCVAAFGVSGRGVAGERLVLVAETRRTEPEQKEELAAAIRERMDSQLGIPLDEVVLVPPQSVPKTSSGKIRRDNCRRLYLQGKLHSPSPAVWVQVARLALRSLGQRGRRLIGTVARWLYGSYVWMVLVAVGLPCWVLLLLTPSRTGPRTGPALLRWISRITLRLGGLQPVVAGLENLPPVQLSGQSRFLIVSNHASYLDILVLMAALPFDFSFVAKREAASWPFVGTFIRRCGYLTVDRENAPEAVQDSRRIEERLLGGAPVHVFPEGTFTHASGLRPFQMGAFKLAADTGSPLLPVTLRGTRQVLRDGRLLPSPAPLGVVISPAIRPGGKGWPEMIRLRDVAYAEVLKHCGEGPLDLVLAGPPRAGAE
- a CDS encoding rhomboid family intramembrane serine protease; its protein translation is MIPLKDINRTRTFPAVTLFLIAVNAAVFVYQLSLGSGPLLTGFFYQFGLVPRALLSFGYWQEAGLLLGLAPLFTSMFLHGGWMHFLGNMLYLWVFGDNVEDWLGALRFLLFYLVCGLLAALLQIAVNPASPIPMIGASGAISGVLAAYLVLFPGARVLTFVPILFFFYLVRLPALIFLGLWFLLQFFNGAVSLTAGDLSMGGTAWWAHIGGFVAGLVLILKTRKSRRRARVHY
- a CDS encoding gluconokinase, coding for MLSSNPLILTIDAGSSSVRATIHDGFGQALAGLEARRPYQFATTSDGGVEVGADALFKLVVEAVDEILLRSGRRRRAIAAVAMSTFWHNLVGVDAEGRALTPVYSWADTRSAAAAEELRSLVDESRYHARTGCPLHPSYLPAKLSWLYRSSPELFRGTPRWMSFGEYAYLKLFGVNRCSVSMASGTGLLDQDRLEWDEGILQVLPLERNQLSPLIDLDTPLSGLRPPFADRWPDLSGVPWVAAVGDGACSNVGSGCCTPDRLALMVGTSGAMRVMGKTDPPSVPRGLWCYRANRSRFVMGGSLSNGGLLFEWMTETLRLERDPEAVERGLAEMAPDSHGLTLLPFLAGERSPGWQSKARAAVTGLSLHTRPIEILRASLESVAYRFAKIAALLEPVVPEDREIVASGGALLQSPAWLQIMADVLGQPVVASAVKEASSRGAALLALEALGFLDNIEEVETPLGARFNPCPERYQRYRNGLERHDRLYRLLLP
- the tal gene encoding transaldolase; its protein translation is MDSRNSGRKGTSPLLDLQQQGQSVWCDSISRSLLDSGELRRMIAEDGLRGVTSNPSIFEKAIDGGTDYDGEIRTMAGAGFSATRIYEVLAIKDIQGAADQFRALFETTGGGDGYVSLEVSPHLAHRTRETVEEARRLWKAVARPNLMIKVPATPAGMPAIRQLLGEGINVNVTLMFSMEHYLQVAEAYLQGIETLAASGRTAPVASVASFFVSRVDTVVDKLLQDLESRAGSATEKERCRTLQGRAAVANARLVYRKFREIFGGSRFLGLKRQGFRSQRPLWASTSTKNPRYRDVLYVETLIGPDTVNTMPLSTLSAFRDHGEVRATLEEDVEDARQTFVRLQEMGIDMDAVTLKLQQDGVKLFADAYDRLLASIQSKQQAILSA